The Pyrococcus kukulkanii genome contains a region encoding:
- a CDS encoding transcription initiation factor IIB — protein sequence MSKQRVCPVCGSTEFIYDPERGEIVCARCGYVIEENIIDMGPEWRAFDASQRERRSRTGAPESILLHDKGLSTDIGIDRSLTGLMREKMYRLRKWQSRLRVSDAAERNLAFALSELDRITAQLKLPKHVEEEAARLYREAVRKGLIRGRSIESVIAACVYAACRLLKVPRTLDEISDIARVEKKEIGRSYRFIARNLNLTPKKLFVKPTDYVNKFADELGLSEKVRRRAIEILEEAYRRGLTSGKSPAGLVAAALYIASLLEGEKRTQREVAEVARVTEVTVRNRYKELVEKLGIKVPIT from the coding sequence GTGAGTAAGCAAAGGGTTTGTCCCGTTTGTGGGTCAACTGAATTCATTTATGACCCCGAAAGGGGTGAAATCGTCTGTGCAAGGTGTGGTTACGTAATTGAAGAAAACATCATCGACATGGGACCAGAATGGAGAGCTTTCGATGCTTCTCAGCGTGAAAGAAGGTCAAGAACTGGAGCACCGGAAAGCATACTTCTTCACGACAAGGGGTTGTCTACTGATATAGGGATTGATAGGTCCCTAACTGGGTTAATGAGAGAGAAGATGTATAGGCTTAGGAAGTGGCAGTCAAGGCTTAGGGTTAGTGACGCAGCGGAGAGAAACCTTGCATTTGCATTGAGTGAACTTGACAGGATTACCGCCCAGTTAAAGTTACCAAAACACGTTGAGGAGGAAGCCGCGAGGCTCTATAGGGAAGCCGTAAGGAAGGGGCTAATAAGGGGGAGGTCAATTGAGAGCGTTATAGCTGCCTGTGTATATGCGGCGTGTAGGTTATTAAAGGTCCCCAGAACCTTAGATGAGATATCAGACATAGCAAGAGTTGAAAAGAAAGAAATTGGGAGGAGCTACCGTTTCATCGCAAGAAATCTGAATTTAACTCCGAAGAAGCTCTTCGTTAAGCCAACGGATTACGTTAACAAGTTCGCAGACGAGCTCGGGCTAAGCGAGAAGGTTAGAAGGAGGGCTATAGAAATTCTTGAAGAGGCCTACAGGAGAGGTCTCACGAGCGGAAAGAGCCCAGCCGGATTAGTTGCTGCAGCCCTATATATAGCCTCACTCCTCGAAGGAGAAAAGAGAACCCAGAGAGAAGTCGCCGAAGTCGCAAGAGTAACCGAAGTTACCGTAAGAAACAGATACAAAGAACTCGTAGAAAAGCTTGGAATTAAAGTTCCCATTACATAA
- a CDS encoding mRNA surveillance protein pelota: MEILEEKPKEGMVKIKVETLDDLWHLYHIISEGDIVYAKTLRKQAQRSDSLRPERVEVIPVFLGVKAEKISLHRFANQLRITGPIIYTSRDDVPLGKYHTIAVESGTIITIQKERWRPHHIERIKEAVEASKRAKVMIVAIEDGEAEIAIVREYGLDFIASIRHNLGGKRYNVKREEEEKKFFHDVAKTMLELFEREKIERAIVAGPGFYKEDFVKFLKENYPELAKKVVTDDTSMGGRTGVYEVIKRGTVDKVYMENRVSKEIKLVEKVIEEIAKNGLVAYGLKEVEEAINYGAVDTLLVLDELLKGENREKIEDLMELARNLRANVVVVSSEHEGGDKLKALGGIAALLRFKIK; encoded by the coding sequence ATGGAGATACTTGAGGAGAAGCCCAAGGAGGGAATGGTTAAAATTAAAGTTGAGACTCTCGATGATCTCTGGCACCTATATCATATTATAAGTGAGGGAGACATTGTATATGCGAAAACATTGAGAAAACAGGCTCAGAGGAGTGACTCCTTGAGACCTGAAAGAGTCGAGGTTATTCCCGTATTCTTGGGGGTTAAAGCTGAAAAGATAAGCCTTCACAGGTTTGCAAATCAGCTAAGAATTACTGGGCCTATCATCTACACGAGCAGGGATGATGTGCCTTTGGGAAAGTACCACACAATAGCGGTCGAATCAGGGACGATTATAACGATCCAGAAGGAAAGGTGGAGACCCCACCATATAGAGAGGATAAAGGAAGCTGTCGAGGCTTCGAAGAGGGCCAAGGTTATGATAGTTGCAATTGAGGATGGTGAGGCCGAGATTGCTATAGTTAGGGAATACGGTCTTGACTTCATAGCATCGATTAGACATAACCTTGGGGGAAAGAGGTATAATGTCAAGCGGGAGGAAGAGGAGAAGAAGTTCTTTCATGACGTCGCTAAGACGATGCTCGAGCTTTTTGAAAGGGAGAAGATAGAGAGGGCCATAGTTGCAGGCCCTGGGTTCTACAAAGAGGACTTCGTCAAGTTCCTTAAGGAGAACTACCCTGAGCTTGCCAAAAAAGTTGTCACTGACGATACAAGCATGGGTGGTAGGACAGGAGTTTATGAGGTCATTAAGAGGGGGACCGTGGACAAGGTTTACATGGAAAACAGGGTCTCGAAGGAGATAAAGTTAGTTGAGAAGGTGATAGAGGAGATAGCTAAGAACGGTCTCGTTGCATATGGTCTTAAGGAAGTCGAAGAAGCGATAAACTATGGAGCCGTGGATACGTTGCTCGTGCTTGACGAGTTGTTAAAGGGCGAGAACAGGGAAAAGATCGAGGATCTAATGGAACTTGCGAGGAACCTAAGGGCGAATGTTGTAGTTGTCAGTTCTGAGCATGAAGGGGGCGATAAGCTTAAGGCCCTCGGGGGAATAGCTGCACTTCTGAGGTTTAAGATCAAGTGA
- a CDS encoding ribonuclease P protein component 2 has product MSDRPKTLPPTLRDKYRYIAFQVISEQPFTKGDIKEMIWSTILRVLGEVGTSMAKPWLIKFDEKSQTGILRCDRNYVEHVRFSLALIVEFKGRKVLVRTLGVSGTIRRLKRKFLSEFGWR; this is encoded by the coding sequence ATGAGCGATAGACCAAAAACCCTCCCTCCAACGCTTAGGGACAAGTATAGGTACATAGCATTTCAAGTTATTTCCGAGCAACCTTTTACGAAGGGTGATATAAAGGAAATGATATGGAGTACTATCCTTCGTGTTCTTGGTGAGGTTGGTACCTCAATGGCCAAGCCATGGCTGATTAAGTTTGATGAGAAGTCTCAAACTGGAATTCTTAGATGTGATAGGAACTACGTTGAACATGTTAGGTTTTCTTTAGCCTTAATAGTAGAATTTAAAGGAAGAAAGGTTCTCGTTAGAACCCTTGGGGTTTCTGGTACAATAAGAAGGCTTAAGAGGAAGTTCCTGTCTGAATTTGGCTGGAGGTGA